In the Selenomonadales bacterium genome, one interval contains:
- a CDS encoding amidoligase family protein yields the protein MLTGRFGIEIEFTGITRSEAARIAAEHLAGTVTSAADTYDTKKVTAPDGRVWKFMSDGSITCQMRQGRQRVPASREYSVELVSPILTYREDIATLQELVRKLRKAGAFASATCGIHLHLDGGSHTPRSIRNFVNIIASKNDLFYKALQIAPERMSYCKKMDSLLVEKMNRRKPKTLRAIEEIWYEGYSESRDRHYHHSRYHFLNLHSFFTGNRTVELRGFNSELHAGKIRSYIVLALALNHQALTQKCASAKKPQAENEKFAMRTYLNRIGFIGEEFANCREHLTAHLNGSAAWRFRAA from the coding sequence ATGCTAACGGGAAGATTCGGGATTGAGATCGAGTTCACGGGCATCACCAGAAGCGAGGCGGCGCGCATCGCGGCGGAACACCTCGCCGGAACGGTGACGAGCGCAGCCGACACCTACGACACCAAGAAGGTCACAGCACCGGACGGCAGGGTCTGGAAGTTCATGAGCGACGGCAGCATCACCTGCCAAATGAGGCAAGGACGGCAGCGGGTTCCGGCCAGCCGCGAATACAGCGTGGAGCTGGTCAGCCCCATCCTCACCTACCGCGAGGACATCGCCACCCTGCAGGAGCTGGTGCGCAAACTGCGCAAGGCCGGAGCCTTCGCGAGCGCCACCTGCGGCATCCACCTCCACCTTGACGGGGGAAGCCACACGCCGCGCAGCATCCGCAACTTCGTGAACATCATCGCCAGCAAGAATGACCTTTTCTACAAAGCGCTGCAGATTGCGCCGGAGCGGATGAGCTACTGCAAGAAGATGGACAGCCTGCTGGTGGAGAAGATGAACCGCAGAAAGCCCAAAACCCTGCGGGCGATTGAGGAGATCTGGTACGAGGGCTACAGTGAAAGCCGCGACCGGCATTACCACCACAGCCGCTACCACTTCCTCAACCTGCACAGCTTTTTCACCGGCAACCGCACGGTGGAGCTGAGAGGCTTCAACAGCGAGCTTCACGCGGGAAAGATCAGAAGTTACATAGTCCTCGCCCTGGCTTTGAACCACCAGGCGCTGACGCAAAAATGCGCCTCGGCGAAAAAGCCCCAGGCCGAGAACGAAAAGTTCGCCATGCGGACCTACCTAAACCGCATCGGCTTCATCGGCGAGGAGTTCGCCAACTGCCGGGAGCACCTGACCGCACACTTAAACGGCTCGGCGGCCTGGCGGTTTCGGGCGGCTTGA
- a CDS encoding virulence protein: MELKFNVTGEARKALVKAAGEALGWEPVYKGAPSFAYVVSNVTISRGGTLSWDERTDEAAIRNLLGRLREMGFVPAEEEIDTDTLTIEMPLVGFTDTALENLDRLIAGKAALIKKAIGADSLPVERTETTLKFPWFKFGIDGATVAAYSRFIGALCAAAKGQKRVTGREKAVENEKYAFRVFLLRLGFVGDDYKEARKILLKNLSGNSAFKSGAPAKTEVDADA, from the coding sequence ATGGAATTAAAATTCAATGTAACCGGCGAGGCCCGCAAAGCGCTCGTCAAGGCGGCAGGAGAAGCTCTCGGCTGGGAGCCGGTCTACAAGGGCGCGCCAAGCTTCGCCTATGTGGTCAGCAATGTCACCATCAGCCGGGGCGGCACCCTTTCCTGGGATGAGCGCACGGACGAGGCGGCCATACGCAATCTGCTCGGTAGACTGCGGGAGATGGGCTTTGTCCCGGCAGAAGAGGAAATCGACACCGACACGCTGACCATCGAGATGCCGCTTGTGGGCTTTACCGACACGGCGCTGGAGAACCTCGACCGGCTGATTGCCGGCAAAGCGGCGCTGATCAAGAAAGCAATCGGCGCGGACTCCCTCCCCGTCGAGCGCACGGAAACGACGCTTAAGTTCCCCTGGTTTAAGTTCGGCATAGACGGCGCAACAGTCGCCGCCTACTCCCGCTTCATCGGCGCCCTCTGCGCGGCGGCGAAAGGTCAGAAACGGGTCACAGGCAGGGAAAAAGCGGTGGAGAACGAGAAGTACGCCTTTCGGGTGTTCCTCCTTCGCCTCGGCTTTGTGGGCGACGATTACAAGGAGGCGCGGAAAATCCTTTTGAAAAATCTCTCCGGCAACAGCGCGTTTAAGAGCGGCGCCCCTGCCAAAACGGAGGTGGACGCCGATGCCTAA
- a CDS encoding DUF5049 domain-containing protein translates to MNETIKEQILSIRDSGVTNMFDLPRVQHEAYVRGFYELVLYLEEHKAEYSRFILTGDADERK, encoded by the coding sequence ATGAATGAAACGATAAAGGAGCAAATACTCTCCATCCGGGACAGCGGCGTCACCAATATGTTTGACCTGCCGCGCGTTCAGCACGAAGCCTATGTGCGCGGCTTTTACGAACTTGTGCTGTACCTGGAGGAGCACAAAGCCGAGTACAGCCGGTTTATCCTGACGGGCGATGCGGATGAGAGAAAATAG
- a CDS encoding DNA modification methylase, translated as MEIQKIPVTRIKAAKYNPRKDLKPGDAEYEKLRRSMAEFGYVEPVVWNKTTGNVVGGHQRLKILLADGAAAIDCVVVELDAAKEKALNLALNKIQGDWDQEKLALVIADLQGADFDLSLTGFDPAEIDALFKDTIADGVKDDDFDVESELRKPAVTKPGDLWLLGRHRLVCGDSTRAETFALLMDGKAANLVVTDPPYNVNYEGAAGKIKNDHMADEAFYRFLLDAFTLTEKAMAKDASIYVFHADTEGLNFRRAFADAGFYLSGACIWKKQSLVLGRSPYHWQHEPILFGWRKTGKHAWYSDRKQSTIWEFDKPRKNADHPTMKPVPLLAYPILNSSLTGCIVLDPFGGSGSTLIACDQTDRVCYTVELDEKFCDVIVKRYIEQVGGAENVFLLRDGVKAAFGDVEQPQSKAQ; from the coding sequence TTGGAGATACAAAAAATCCCCGTCACAAGAATTAAGGCGGCAAAATACAACCCCCGCAAAGACTTAAAACCAGGCGACGCGGAATACGAGAAGCTGCGCCGCTCCATGGCGGAGTTCGGTTATGTGGAACCTGTCGTCTGGAATAAGACCACGGGCAACGTGGTAGGCGGGCACCAGCGGCTAAAAATACTGCTGGCGGACGGCGCTGCCGCCATCGACTGCGTGGTGGTGGAACTGGACGCCGCAAAGGAAAAGGCGCTCAACCTCGCCCTCAATAAGATTCAGGGCGACTGGGACCAGGAGAAGCTGGCCCTGGTTATCGCCGACCTGCAGGGGGCGGACTTTGATCTTTCGCTTACCGGCTTTGACCCCGCCGAAATCGACGCGCTGTTCAAGGACACCATTGCGGACGGCGTAAAAGACGACGATTTTGACGTGGAGAGCGAGCTGCGGAAACCCGCGGTAACGAAGCCGGGCGACCTGTGGCTTTTAGGTAGGCACCGCCTTGTCTGCGGCGACTCCACCCGCGCCGAGACCTTCGCCCTGCTCATGGACGGCAAGGCGGCAAACCTGGTGGTCACCGACCCGCCATATAATGTAAATTACGAAGGCGCGGCGGGCAAGATCAAAAACGACCACATGGCGGATGAAGCCTTCTACCGCTTTCTGCTGGATGCTTTTACGTTGACCGAAAAGGCGATGGCCAAAGACGCATCCATCTATGTCTTCCACGCCGACACTGAGGGCTTAAACTTCCGCAGGGCCTTTGCCGACGCAGGTTTCTACCTCTCCGGCGCATGCATCTGGAAGAAGCAGTCGCTGGTGCTGGGGCGCTCGCCTTACCACTGGCAGCACGAACCGATCCTCTTTGGCTGGAGGAAAACAGGCAAGCACGCCTGGTACTCCGACCGCAAGCAGTCCACCATCTGGGAGTTTGACAAGCCGAGGAAGAACGCCGACCACCCCACAATGAAGCCGGTGCCGCTTTTGGCCTACCCCATACTCAACTCCAGCCTGACGGGCTGTATCGTGCTCGACCCCTTCGGCGGGAGCGGCTCCACCCTCATCGCCTGCGACCAGACGGACAGGGTTTGTTACACGGTGGAGCTGGACGAAAAGTTCTGCGACGTGATCGTCAAAAGGTATATCGAGCAGGTGGGCGGCGCGGAGAATGTATTTCTCCTCCGGGACGGCGTGAAGGCAGCATTCGGCGATGTGGAGCAGCCGCAATCCAAAGCACAATAA
- a CDS encoding gamma-glutamylcyclotransferase, with product MDNRNKLYIAYGSNLNREQMADRCPTARVLGASMMAGWRLLFRGARENAVATVEPCPSGSVPVLVWEITQADEVALDRYEGWPFFYRKETVKVELNGKTVSAMVYIMNEGRPLGQPSCYYYSVILEGYRDAGFDVEILRQATIDSAETEETAHE from the coding sequence ATGGATAATCGCAACAAGCTGTACATCGCCTACGGTTCCAACTTAAACCGGGAGCAGATGGCGGACAGATGCCCCACGGCGAGGGTGCTGGGGGCAAGCATGATGGCTGGCTGGCGGCTCCTGTTCCGGGGCGCGCGCGAAAACGCGGTGGCGACGGTGGAGCCTTGCCCAAGCGGCAGCGTCCCTGTGCTGGTCTGGGAGATCACCCAGGCTGACGAAGTGGCGCTCGACCGCTATGAGGGCTGGCCGTTCTTTTACCGCAAGGAAACGGTGAAAGTAGAGCTAAACGGCAAGACAGTCAGCGCGATGGTGTATATCATGAACGAGGGCAGGCCGCTGGGGCAGCCAAGCTGCTATTATTACTCGGTTATCCTCGAAGGCTACAGGGACGCTGGCTTCGATGTGGAGATCCTGCGCCAGGCGACCATCGATTCGGCGGAAACGGAGGAAACCGCCCATGAATGA